The proteins below are encoded in one region of Pseudomonas sp. SCB32:
- a CDS encoding DUF1302 domain-containing protein produces MKRFASEVAAGAAGLRGGRKLHWLLGLSAIPFAVPAHAGSFAIGEEVNVDYIINVSYAAAYRLRDASAALVDGPTDPASGLPTTVNSDDGDRNFKRGALINNRLSVLGDFDIKYRNYGAFLRASSFYDDVYRHENDNDSPDTVNKDGDHDQFTSRARRLEENRTRLLDAYLYTSQQTGEESMLNLRLGQQVVQWGESLFFPNIAGAQSPADATKANVPGTEVKDILLPVGQLSAQWQLTPQFGVAAYYQYQYKPTELDPVGTYFSYTDVVGPGAEFIRAAPGFNIPRGPDHHPRDSGQWGLSTHFAVTSETDVNLYYLRYHDKNPNVEVHYQDFVPVDYSVVYFDDISLYGASFSTRLGDLNVAGEVSYKEGVPVLVDSPLGSVATRADATQSNLSAIYLLGPRWFSEQTTFLAEVSSLHVNSVDAYGFSGERYDELTNDRNSWAYQLMVIPSWNNVIENWDMTLPVSFAQQVKGAAAVAGAFGGLVGQGDKRMSVGVTGKYLNNLELDLTYNGFLGSADLEKRPLADRDYLAFSAKYSF; encoded by the coding sequence ATGAAGCGTTTTGCAAGCGAGGTGGCCGCGGGGGCGGCTGGGCTGCGTGGCGGCCGCAAGTTGCACTGGCTGCTCGGGCTGTCGGCGATTCCCTTCGCCGTTCCGGCGCATGCCGGGAGCTTCGCCATCGGCGAGGAGGTGAATGTCGACTACATCATCAACGTCAGTTATGCCGCGGCCTATCGCTTGCGCGATGCGTCGGCGGCGTTGGTCGACGGGCCCACCGATCCGGCCTCCGGCCTGCCGACCACGGTGAACTCGGACGACGGCGACCGCAACTTCAAGCGCGGCGCGCTGATCAACAATCGCCTATCGGTGCTCGGCGACTTCGACATCAAGTACCGCAACTACGGCGCCTTCCTGCGCGCCAGCAGCTTCTACGACGACGTCTACCGGCACGAAAACGACAACGACTCGCCCGACACGGTGAACAAGGACGGCGACCACGACCAGTTCACGTCGCGGGCGCGCCGGCTCGAGGAAAACCGCACGCGCCTGCTCGATGCCTACCTCTACACCAGCCAGCAGACCGGCGAGGAGTCGATGCTCAACCTGCGTCTGGGCCAGCAGGTGGTGCAATGGGGCGAAAGCCTGTTCTTCCCGAACATCGCAGGCGCCCAGTCGCCCGCCGATGCGACCAAGGCCAACGTGCCCGGCACCGAGGTCAAGGACATCCTGCTGCCGGTCGGCCAGCTCTCGGCGCAGTGGCAGTTGACCCCGCAGTTTGGCGTCGCGGCCTACTACCAGTACCAGTACAAGCCCACCGAGCTGGACCCGGTCGGTACCTACTTCTCCTATACCGACGTGGTCGGGCCGGGCGCCGAGTTCATTCGCGCGGCACCGGGCTTCAACATCCCGCGCGGCCCCGACCATCATCCGCGCGACAGCGGCCAGTGGGGCCTGAGCACGCACTTCGCGGTGACCAGCGAAACCGACGTGAACCTCTATTACCTGCGCTACCACGACAAGAACCCCAACGTGGAAGTGCACTACCAGGACTTTGTCCCGGTGGATTACAGCGTGGTGTACTTCGACGACATCTCGCTCTACGGCGCCAGCTTCTCGACCCGCCTGGGCGACCTCAACGTGGCGGGGGAGGTCAGCTACAAAGAGGGCGTGCCGGTACTGGTCGACTCGCCGCTGGGCTCCGTGGCGACCCGCGCCGATGCCACCCAGTCGAACCTGTCGGCCATCTACCTGCTGGGCCCGCGCTGGTTCTCCGAGCAGACGACCTTCCTCGCCGAGGTCAGCTCCCTGCACGTCAACTCGGTGGACGCATACGGCTTCTCCGGCGAGCGCTACGACGAGCTCACCAATGACCGCAACTCCTGGGCCTACCAGCTGATGGTGATCCCGTCCTGGAACAACGTCATCGAGAACTGGGACATGACCCTGCCGGTTTCCTTCGCTCAGCAGGTCAAGGGCGCCGCCGCCGTGGCGGGGGCCTTCGGTGGCCTGGTCGGCCAGGGCGACAAGCGCATGAGCGTCGGTGTCACCGGCAAGTACCTGAACAACCTGGAACTGGACCTCACCTACAACGGCTTCCTCGGCTCGGCCGATCTGGAGAAGCGCCCGCTGGCCGACCGCGACTACCTGGCGTTCAGCGCCAAGTACAGCTTCTGA
- a CDS encoding YCF48-related protein: MRMFLGLSACLLVALAGALAFSPRSAPSLRPTDVPVERMRIDGIKASAAGLVLAGELGQIRFSIDQGVSWHPASVSPQRQALITRLVFADAHQGLALGHEGWILRSTDGGRSWHEAAFTDSDGQPLMDAARLPSGDWLAVGAFGRVLRSTDAGQHWAEQSIGAPGDWHLNAIAASPDRHQWLIVGEAGSLLRSTDGGVHWQVIEPFYNGSLYGAVGLGGDVWVAYGMRGKVFRSSDAGLHWSPVRLSRSESLYAGTLGPDGTLLLAGQGGLVLSSRDAGQSFQVLRDGGQENLTDLQVDSSGALLLASDAGLRRLPLPPRPQAASGAPTSSQEIR; the protein is encoded by the coding sequence ATGAGGATGTTTCTCGGACTGAGCGCATGCCTGCTGGTGGCGCTGGCCGGTGCGCTGGCGTTCTCGCCGCGCAGCGCGCCCTCCCTGCGGCCCACGGATGTACCCGTGGAGCGCATGCGGATCGATGGCATCAAGGCCTCCGCCGCCGGGCTGGTACTGGCCGGCGAACTGGGCCAGATCCGTTTCTCCATCGACCAGGGAGTCAGCTGGCACCCCGCCAGCGTGTCGCCGCAACGGCAGGCGCTGATCACGCGCCTGGTGTTCGCCGATGCCCATCAGGGCCTGGCCCTCGGGCATGAGGGCTGGATCCTGCGTAGCACGGACGGCGGGCGCAGCTGGCATGAGGCGGCGTTCACCGACAGCGACGGCCAGCCGCTGATGGATGCCGCGCGGCTGCCCTCGGGCGACTGGCTGGCGGTCGGCGCCTTCGGCCGGGTGCTGCGCTCCACCGACGCAGGACAGCATTGGGCCGAACAGTCCATCGGCGCGCCGGGCGACTGGCACCTCAACGCCATCGCCGCATCGCCCGACCGTCACCAGTGGCTGATCGTCGGTGAGGCCGGCAGCCTGCTGCGCTCCACCGACGGCGGCGTGCACTGGCAGGTCATCGAGCCATTCTACAACGGCTCGCTGTACGGCGCGGTCGGCCTGGGCGGCGATGTCTGGGTGGCCTACGGCATGCGGGGCAAGGTGTTCCGCAGCAGCGACGCTGGCCTGCACTGGAGCCCGGTACGGCTGTCGCGGTCCGAGTCGCTGTATGCCGGCACGCTCGGCCCGGATGGCACGCTGCTGCTCGCGGGGCAGGGCGGCCTGGTGCTGAGCAGCCGCGACGCGGGCCAATCGTTCCAGGTGCTGCGCGACGGCGGCCAGGAAAACCTCACCGACCTGCAGGTGGACTCCTCCGGCGCGCTGCTGCTGGCCAGCGACGCCGGCCTGCGCCGCCTGCCATTGCCGCCGCGCCCGCAAGCCGCCAGCGGCGCGCCCACGTCGTCACAGGAGATTCGCTGA
- a CDS encoding RND family transporter, which produces MSAVPTRTERLVAALARGLIARRKVLGLLFVLITLGLGASALHTRLDPGFNKLIPLSHPFMAAFREHGSSFSGANRILVDVHWKGPGDIYNREFLEVLRKVTDEVFFTPGVNRSRVRSLFTPSVRYIEVTEAGFTGDVVVPSHFVADATGLAQIRTNVAKSGEIGQLVANDLRSAMIQADLLEVDPQTGQKLDYAAVAKRLESIRARYGNEQIDIRIVGFAKIMGEVMAGLNGVLAFFAIAFVITTLLLWVYCRSLKLTLLAICVALLPVIWLLGLLPLLGYGIDPMSVLVPFLIFSIGVSHAVQMTNAWKQDVLAGATPREAAEAAFRKLAIPGTVALLANALGFMVIMLIDIPIVRELGLTACLGVGLMVVTNKMFLPIILSHLQLERAARQRTPAGQRQRVWWALSALAEPGPALLCLAGMLVLLAVGTYESRFLRIGDIGAGAPELRAESRYNRDNAAIVGSYSISMDVLSVYAETTGLEEACLNWEVMNAVERLDLFLRGVAGVQSVRSVAGGVKLYVAGNNEANPRWAALQRSEAALRIGGGAANPELGLNNEGCHTINVQVYLDDHQGSTLKHVTEEVQRFIAAEHSPRIRFRLAGGNAGVAAATNEAVEQAEVQMLASIFVAITLLCWVTFRSWRGVLCVIVPLMLVTILCNALMALLGIGLKVATLPVIALGVGVGVDYGVYLFERVQHELGDGRSLREAFYEALRQRGTAAAFTAVTMSIGVGTWAFSALKFQADMGVLLAFMFLVNVLGAIFLLPALAVWLGVGQREAPAMPVGGGVLDG; this is translated from the coding sequence ATGTCCGCTGTTCCCACCCGTACCGAGCGCCTGGTGGCCGCACTGGCCCGTGGCCTGATCGCCCGGCGCAAGGTCCTGGGCCTGCTGTTCGTACTGATCACCCTGGGCCTGGGCGCCTCGGCGCTGCATACCCGCCTGGACCCCGGCTTCAACAAGCTGATCCCGCTCAGCCATCCGTTCATGGCCGCCTTCCGCGAGCACGGCAGCAGCTTCTCCGGCGCCAACCGGATTCTCGTCGATGTGCACTGGAAGGGGCCGGGCGATATCTACAACCGGGAGTTCCTCGAGGTGTTGCGCAAGGTCACCGACGAGGTGTTCTTCACGCCAGGAGTGAACCGCAGCCGCGTGCGTTCGCTATTCACTCCCAGCGTGCGCTACATCGAGGTCACCGAGGCCGGCTTCACCGGCGACGTGGTCGTACCCTCGCACTTCGTCGCCGACGCCACCGGGCTTGCGCAGATCCGCACCAACGTCGCCAAGTCCGGGGAGATCGGCCAACTGGTGGCCAACGACCTGCGTTCGGCGATGATCCAGGCGGACCTTTTGGAGGTCGACCCGCAGACCGGGCAGAAGCTCGACTACGCGGCGGTCGCCAAGCGCCTGGAAAGCATCCGCGCGCGCTACGGCAACGAGCAGATCGATATCCGCATCGTCGGCTTCGCCAAGATCATGGGCGAGGTGATGGCCGGCCTCAACGGCGTGCTGGCGTTCTTCGCCATCGCCTTCGTGATCACCACGCTGCTGCTGTGGGTCTACTGCCGTTCGCTGAAGCTGACCCTGCTGGCCATCTGCGTGGCGCTGCTGCCGGTGATCTGGCTGCTCGGCCTGCTGCCGCTGCTGGGCTACGGCATCGACCCGATGTCGGTGCTGGTGCCGTTCCTGATCTTCTCCATCGGCGTATCCCATGCCGTGCAGATGACCAATGCCTGGAAGCAGGACGTGCTGGCCGGCGCCACCCCGCGCGAGGCCGCCGAGGCGGCGTTCCGCAAACTGGCGATTCCGGGGACGGTGGCGCTGCTGGCCAACGCCCTGGGCTTCATGGTGATCATGCTCATCGACATTCCCATCGTCCGCGAGCTGGGCCTCACCGCCTGCCTGGGCGTGGGCCTGATGGTGGTGACCAACAAGATGTTCCTGCCGATCATCCTCTCCCACCTGCAACTGGAACGCGCCGCGCGCCAGCGGACGCCGGCCGGACAGCGGCAGCGGGTCTGGTGGGCGTTGTCGGCCCTGGCCGAACCGGGCCCGGCGCTGCTGTGCCTGGCCGGGATGCTGGTGCTGCTCGCTGTCGGTACCTACGAGTCACGTTTCCTGCGCATCGGCGACATCGGCGCCGGCGCTCCGGAGCTGCGCGCCGAGTCGCGCTACAACCGCGACAACGCGGCCATCGTCGGCAGTTACTCGATCAGCATGGATGTGCTCTCGGTCTATGCCGAGACCACGGGCCTTGAGGAAGCCTGCCTGAACTGGGAGGTGATGAACGCGGTCGAGCGCCTGGACCTGTTCCTGCGCGGTGTCGCCGGCGTGCAGTCGGTGCGCAGCGTGGCCGGTGGGGTGAAGCTCTACGTCGCCGGCAACAACGAGGCCAATCCGCGCTGGGCGGCGCTGCAGCGTTCGGAAGCGGCCCTGCGTATCGGCGGTGGCGCGGCCAACCCGGAGCTGGGGCTGAACAACGAGGGTTGCCACACCATCAACGTGCAGGTCTACCTCGACGACCACCAGGGTTCGACCCTGAAGCACGTCACCGAGGAGGTGCAGCGCTTCATCGCCGCCGAACACAGCCCGCGGATCCGCTTCCGCCTGGCCGGCGGCAACGCCGGGGTGGCCGCCGCCACCAACGAGGCGGTGGAGCAGGCCGAGGTACAGATGCTGGCGTCGATCTTCGTCGCCATCACGCTGCTCTGCTGGGTCACCTTCCGTTCCTGGCGCGGTGTGCTCTGCGTGATCGTGCCGCTGATGCTGGTGACCATCCTCTGCAACGCGCTGATGGCCTTGCTCGGCATCGGCCTGAAGGTCGCCACGCTGCCGGTGATCGCCCTGGGCGTCGGGGTTGGGGTGGACTACGGCGTGTATCTGTTCGAGCGGGTGCAGCATGAGCTGGGGGACGGCAGGAGCCTGCGCGAAGCCTTCTACGAGGCCTTGCGTCAGCGTGGCACCGCCGCCGCGTTCACCGCCGTGACCATGTCCATCGGCGTCGGCACCTGGGCTTTCTCCGCGCTCAAGTTCCAGGCCGACATGGGCGTGCTGTTGGCCTTCATGTTCCTGGTCAACGTATTGGGGGCGATCTTCCTCCTGCCGGCGCTGGCGGTCTGGCTCGGCGTCGGCCAGCGCGAGGCGCCGGCGATGCCGGTCGGCGGCGGAGTGCTCGACGGCTGA
- a CDS encoding helix-turn-helix transcriptional regulator gives MHGTAISLDDLSDLIDLIYEGATEPLPWQQSLERLREALGASYATLILRPTRPDAPGFMVNAGAVSTWAVDAYEGTFYALDPLIDLPQGELHTVTEILGEDGWRASAFYQQFNAPLDIFHILGADIPGPDGGQCRLRISRSHGAPAFDAADKAFCARLLSHLQRALSLYGQLERSEVERRLYATAVERMRIGTLILDSRQQVLESNQAAQELLAAGDGLQLLDGCLQASVVRDNQALQRLISEARQQRQPNGPQVAEAIMLTRPSGRPALGVVVQSLRPNREQTEGGEARVAVFLRDPEQTASVPQQPLRQLFGFTPTEAELAAQLANGLSLEDACVRMSISRNTAKSHLRAIFAKAGVNRQSELACTLHASVAFLCGNQPAN, from the coding sequence ATGCACGGCACCGCGATCTCGCTGGACGACCTGAGCGACTTGATCGACCTGATCTACGAAGGCGCCACCGAGCCCCTGCCCTGGCAACAGAGCCTGGAGCGCCTGCGCGAGGCGCTTGGCGCCAGCTACGCGACCCTGATCCTGCGCCCGACCAGACCCGACGCGCCGGGCTTCATGGTGAACGCCGGCGCCGTCTCGACCTGGGCCGTGGACGCCTACGAAGGCACCTTCTACGCCTTGGACCCGCTCATCGACCTGCCCCAGGGCGAGCTCCATACGGTGACCGAGATTCTCGGTGAGGATGGGTGGCGCGCATCGGCCTTCTACCAGCAGTTCAACGCGCCGCTGGACATCTTTCACATCCTCGGCGCGGACATCCCCGGCCCCGACGGCGGCCAATGCCGCCTGCGCATCAGCCGCTCCCACGGGGCCCCGGCCTTCGACGCGGCCGACAAAGCCTTCTGTGCTCGCCTGCTCTCCCACCTGCAACGCGCCCTGAGTCTCTATGGACAGCTGGAGCGCAGCGAGGTGGAGCGGCGCCTGTATGCCACGGCCGTGGAGCGGATGCGCATCGGCACCCTGATCCTCGACAGCCGCCAGCAGGTGCTGGAAAGCAACCAGGCCGCCCAGGAACTGCTCGCGGCCGGCGATGGCCTGCAGTTGCTCGACGGCTGTCTTCAGGCCAGCGTCGTCAGGGACAACCAGGCCCTCCAGCGGCTGATCAGCGAGGCCCGGCAGCAGCGCCAGCCCAACGGTCCCCAGGTGGCCGAAGCGATCATGCTGACGCGCCCGTCCGGCCGTCCGGCGCTGGGCGTGGTCGTACAGAGCCTGCGGCCAAACCGGGAACAGACGGAGGGCGGCGAAGCACGGGTGGCGGTGTTCCTGCGTGATCCCGAGCAGACCGCCAGCGTGCCGCAGCAACCGCTGCGCCAGCTGTTCGGTTTCACTCCGACCGAGGCAGAGCTGGCCGCGCAGCTGGCCAACGGGCTGTCGCTGGAGGATGCCTGCGTACGCATGAGCATCAGCCGCAACACGGCCAAGTCACACCTGCGGGCGATCTTCGCCAAGGCAGGGGTCAACCGGCAGAGCGAACTGGCCTGCACGCTGCACGCCAGCGTCGCTTTCCTCTGCGGCAACCAGCCGGCCAACTGA
- a CDS encoding Rieske 2Fe-2S domain-containing protein codes for MQSPTNAPAIYPQRFARGWHCLGLAADYADGKPHRLDIFGTRLVAYRGEDGALRILDGYCPHMGADLSGGEVRGNDVVCPFHHWQWGADGKCTSIPYCQRIPPRARIKAWPTLEENRLLFVWHDAEGGAPDPAVRIPRIEACHSPEWTEWRMRKMVIQTNCRELVDNLADFAHFGPVHGSPASYFCNTFDGHIGYQMFQGEESELLGNGLRADSAYFGPAYHVTRMSAQTGGQTIDTLLLNCHVPIDQNSFELRYAVKVRKQPDLSEEQNLAIAEAYAEQAHKSFFQDVEIWHGKRRIDKPLLCDGDGPVYQLREWYEQFYTDVGALPAPTLKVFERHATGWRQLDEVPEQARSQLHLI; via the coding sequence ATGCAATCGCCGACCAACGCGCCTGCCATCTACCCGCAACGCTTCGCCCGTGGCTGGCACTGCCTGGGCCTGGCCGCCGACTATGCCGACGGCAAACCGCACCGTCTGGATATCTTCGGCACCCGCCTGGTCGCCTACCGCGGTGAGGACGGTGCCCTCCGCATCCTCGACGGCTACTGCCCGCACATGGGCGCCGATCTCAGCGGTGGCGAGGTGCGCGGCAACGACGTGGTGTGCCCGTTCCACCACTGGCAATGGGGCGCCGACGGCAAGTGCACCTCCATCCCGTACTGCCAGCGCATTCCGCCGCGCGCACGGATCAAAGCCTGGCCGACCCTGGAGGAAAACCGCCTGCTGTTCGTCTGGCACGACGCCGAGGGTGGCGCGCCCGATCCTGCGGTGCGCATTCCGCGTATCGAAGCCTGCCATTCGCCGGAGTGGACCGAGTGGCGCATGCGCAAGATGGTGATCCAGACCAACTGCCGCGAACTGGTGGACAACCTGGCCGACTTCGCCCACTTCGGCCCGGTGCACGGCTCGCCGGCCAGCTACTTCTGCAACACCTTCGACGGCCACATCGGCTACCAGATGTTCCAGGGCGAGGAGAGCGAGTTGCTGGGCAACGGCCTGCGCGCCGACAGCGCCTACTTCGGCCCGGCCTACCATGTCACCCGAATGAGCGCGCAAACCGGGGGGCAGACCATCGATACGCTGCTGCTCAACTGCCACGTGCCCATCGACCAGAACAGCTTCGAGCTGCGCTATGCGGTCAAGGTGCGCAAGCAGCCGGATCTCTCCGAAGAGCAGAACCTGGCCATTGCCGAGGCTTATGCCGAGCAGGCGCACAAGTCGTTCTTCCAGGACGTGGAGATCTGGCACGGCAAGCGCCGCATCGACAAGCCGCTGCTGTGCGATGGCGACGGCCCGGTGTACCAGCTGCGCGAGTGGTACGAGCAGTTCTACACCGACGTCGGCGCACTGCCGGCGCCGACCCTCAAGGTCTTCGAGCGGCACGCCACTGGCTGGCGCCAGCTCGATGAAGTGCCCGAACAGGCGCGCAGCCAGCTGCACCTGATCTGA
- a CDS encoding SDR family NAD(P)-dependent oxidoreductase, whose product MKLKDKVALVTGAGSGMGRATAALFAEQGASVVLADIDGTAAESARQALTGSERCMAAACDIADAAAVEQLFAAVRERYGRLDVLVNNAGLGQVPGDGFEHYQRRLGERNAQLAAGVQPDVFTDMIVDLTDEGWQRIQKINLDGAFYCSRAAVRLMIACGSRGSIVNIASLSALTGEGPLAYCASKAALLGLSKCLARDLGPRGIRVNSVCPGPTRTPLMQSISREWAQALERAIPLGRMLEPEEIAQTCLFLASDDSSAFTGQTLAASGGMLMH is encoded by the coding sequence ATGAAACTCAAGGACAAGGTCGCGCTGGTTACCGGCGCGGGTTCGGGCATGGGGCGCGCCACCGCCGCCCTGTTCGCCGAGCAGGGCGCCAGCGTGGTGCTGGCGGATATCGACGGCACGGCGGCGGAAAGCGCACGCCAGGCGCTGACCGGCAGCGAGCGCTGCATGGCGGCGGCTTGCGACATCGCCGACGCGGCGGCCGTGGAACAGCTCTTCGCCGCCGTGCGCGAGCGCTACGGCCGGCTCGACGTGCTGGTCAACAACGCCGGTCTCGGCCAGGTGCCGGGAGATGGCTTCGAGCACTACCAGCGGCGCCTGGGCGAACGCAATGCGCAGCTCGCCGCAGGTGTGCAGCCGGATGTGTTCACCGACATGATCGTCGACCTCACCGACGAGGGCTGGCAGCGCATCCAGAAGATCAACCTCGACGGCGCCTTCTACTGCAGCCGCGCGGCGGTGCGCCTGATGATCGCCTGCGGCAGCCGTGGCTCGATCGTCAATATCGCCAGCCTGTCGGCGCTGACCGGCGAGGGGCCGCTGGCCTACTGCGCGTCGAAGGCCGCGCTGCTCGGGCTCTCCAAGTGTCTGGCGCGGGACCTGGGGCCGCGTGGCATCCGCGTCAACAGCGTGTGCCCGGGCCCGACTCGCACACCGTTGATGCAATCGATTTCCCGCGAATGGGCCCAGGCCCTGGAGCGCGCGATACCGCTGGGACGGATGCTGGAACCGGAGGAGATTGCGCAGACCTGCCTGTTCCTCGCCAGCGACGATTCCAGCGCTTTCACCGGACAAACCCTCGCCGCCAGTGGCGGCATGTTGATGCATTGA
- a CDS encoding SDR family NAD(P)-dependent oxidoreductase, translating to MTGRLQDKVALISGAGTGIGAAAAQLFAAQGARVMVCGRRREPLEAVVAQIRAQGGEADWVQADVTDEASVDNAVAATVARFGQLDVMINNAVNYTWGMLSGLETSEWHKCLRGSLDVAFFGTRAAFRAMQGRGGSIVNLGSVAGLLGSPGLSAYGAAKAGVLNFSRAVALEGAAQKIRVNVVIPGIVWSEGTREAMRSPQIAEGTARSVPLGRIGEPEEVANAILFLASDEASYITGQSLVVDGGKTCELNVGATDYTSATSTEIRAAAQEA from the coding sequence ATGACTGGACGACTGCAAGACAAGGTGGCGCTGATCAGTGGCGCCGGTACCGGCATTGGCGCGGCGGCGGCGCAGCTGTTCGCCGCCCAGGGCGCGCGGGTGATGGTTTGCGGCCGCCGCCGCGAGCCACTGGAAGCGGTGGTGGCGCAGATCCGCGCCCAGGGCGGCGAGGCCGACTGGGTGCAGGCCGACGTCACCGACGAGGCCTCGGTGGACAACGCCGTGGCGGCGACCGTGGCGCGCTTCGGCCAGCTCGACGTGATGATCAACAACGCCGTGAACTACACCTGGGGCATGCTTTCCGGGCTGGAAACCTCGGAGTGGCACAAGTGCCTGCGCGGCAGCCTCGACGTGGCCTTCTTCGGCACCCGCGCGGCATTCCGCGCCATGCAGGGGCGCGGCGGCTCCATCGTCAACCTCGGCTCCGTGGCCGGCTTGCTCGGCAGCCCGGGCCTGAGCGCCTACGGCGCGGCCAAGGCCGGGGTGCTCAACTTCAGCCGCGCGGTGGCCCTGGAAGGCGCCGCGCAGAAGATCCGCGTCAACGTGGTGATCCCCGGCATCGTCTGGAGCGAGGGCACCCGCGAGGCCATGCGCAGCCCGCAGATCGCCGAAGGCACCGCACGCTCCGTGCCGCTGGGGCGCATCGGCGAACCGGAGGAAGTGGCCAACGCCATCCTCTTCCTGGCGTCCGACGAGGCCTCCTACATCACCGGCCAGAGCCTGGTGGTGGACGGCGGCAAGACCTGTGAACTGAACGTGGGCGCCACCGACTACACCTCGGCGACCTCGACCGAAATCCGCGCAGCCGCCCAGGAGGCATGA
- a CDS encoding SDR family NAD(P)-dependent oxidoreductase yields the protein MNIQLNAPASPVVVTGGASGIGLACAEALAAVGRPVAIWDLQAGKAEEVAVRLGETFGVACVGVGIDLCDASAIAPAVVATREALGAPGGLVHAAGMVDQSGIEQLTLERWNRVLDVNLRAMAFLVQEMLPDLRANPGSSVVGIASINATLGNGLIPSYSASKGGLLSLVRSLADALGADGIRVNSVSPGQILTPMVEPIAKANPGAFERRILLGRLGRPDEVARVVRFLLSDEASYINAAEILVDGGNVSSQR from the coding sequence ATGAACATTCAGCTGAATGCTCCCGCAAGCCCGGTCGTGGTCACCGGCGGCGCCTCCGGCATCGGCCTGGCCTGCGCCGAGGCGCTCGCCGCCGTCGGCCGCCCGGTGGCCATCTGGGACCTGCAGGCCGGCAAGGCCGAGGAAGTCGCCGTGCGCCTGGGCGAGACCTTTGGCGTGGCCTGCGTCGGTGTTGGCATCGACCTGTGCGACGCCTCGGCCATCGCGCCCGCCGTTGTAGCCACCCGCGAGGCGCTGGGTGCGCCGGGCGGCCTGGTGCACGCGGCCGGCATGGTCGACCAGAGCGGCATCGAGCAGCTCACCCTGGAACGCTGGAACCGCGTGCTCGACGTGAACCTGCGCGCCATGGCCTTCCTGGTGCAGGAAATGCTGCCCGACCTGCGCGCCAATCCCGGTTCGTCGGTGGTCGGCATCGCCTCGATCAACGCCACCCTGGGCAACGGCCTGATCCCGTCCTACAGCGCTTCCAAGGGCGGCCTGCTGTCGCTGGTGCGCTCGCTGGCCGATGCGCTGGGCGCCGACGGCATCCGCGTCAACTCGGTGTCGCCGGGGCAGATCCTCACGCCGATGGTGGAGCCGATCGCCAAGGCCAATCCCGGCGCCTTCGAACGCCGCATCCTGCTCGGCCGCCTCGGCCGTCCGGATGAGGTGGCCCGCGTGGTGCGCTTCCTGCTGTCCGACGAGGCCAGCTACATCAATGCCGCGGAGATCCTCGTTGACGGCGGCAACGTGTCCTCGCAGCGCTGA
- a CDS encoding nuclear transport factor 2 family protein: MKELSLEQRLDRLESLAEIRMLPAKYALALDMRDLDAWVGLFPEDVKVGKDKSGRAHLKTWMDDTLRLQFSTTSHHIGGHIIEFRDADNASGVVYSKNEHEAGPEWVIMQMLYWDDYQRIDGRWYFRRRLPCYLYATDLNRPPIGEKKMRWPGREPYDGSWHDLWPTWKAFWNDKPDDALPQVAEPAPLEQFLDTMRRGSSAPRIKVR; the protein is encoded by the coding sequence ATGAAAGAATTGAGCCTGGAACAGCGGCTGGATCGCCTGGAGTCGCTGGCGGAAATCCGCATGCTGCCGGCCAAGTACGCCCTGGCCCTGGACATGCGCGATCTCGATGCCTGGGTCGGGCTGTTCCCCGAAGACGTCAAGGTGGGCAAGGACAAGTCCGGCCGCGCCCACCTCAAGACCTGGATGGACGACACCCTGCGCCTGCAGTTCAGCACCACCTCGCACCATATCGGCGGGCACATCATCGAATTCCGCGATGCCGACAACGCCAGCGGCGTGGTCTATTCGAAGAACGAGCATGAGGCCGGCCCCGAGTGGGTGATCATGCAGATGCTCTACTGGGACGACTACCAGCGCATCGATGGGCGCTGGTACTTCCGCCGCCGCCTGCCGTGCTACCTCTATGCCACCGACCTGAACCGCCCGCCGATCGGCGAGAAGAAAATGCGCTGGCCGGGCCGCGAACCCTATGACGGCTCCTGGCACGACCTCTGGCCGACCTGGAAGGCATTCTGGAACGACAAGCCCGATGACGCCCTGCCGCAGGTGGCCGAGCCGGCGCCGCTGGAGCAGTTCCTCGACACCATGCGCCGGGGTTCCAGCGCGCCGCGAATCAAGGTGCGCTGA